A window of the Candidatus Kapaibacterium thiocyanatum genome harbors these coding sequences:
- a CDS encoding sodium-translocating pyrophosphatase, which translates to MILSVILGLGVLSLLVAAFYRQRVLAVKIEDGAASADEVTRLTEISSAIAEGAMAFLSREYRVLGIFMALFAVIIAFTVQDGLYTAGAFLIGALISVISGFIGMRIATKGNVRTAAAARISLPKAFSVAFESGIVMGFGLTGLAVIGLGLVWLGIVNILPGVEPHIQMEILSGFGLGGSAVALFGRVGGGIYTKAADVGADLVGKVEAGIPEDDPRNPAVIADNVGDNVGDIAGMGADLFGSVAESTCAALVIGAVAFATLDESIRLQALLFPMLVNGIGIVASIISLFFVRPKSEEKVEGALKMALIVSTLLMLVGLYPVTMSMLPATFAIGDVTSSNTGVFIALAAGLIAGLAIGLITEFYTSHRYSPVRQVADASKTGAATNIIYGLALGYNSAVLPMLLIAISVVIGYSFAGMYGIALTAIGMLGTIAVGLTIDAYGPTSDNAGGIAEMAEMGKDIRKRTDALDAAGNTTAAIGKGFAIGSAALTSLALTSAFITRARTVDPTFTVIDLLSPTVLAGLLVGGALPFAFSAMTMKSVGKAAFDMIEEVRRQFRTIPGLMEGKGRPEYGKCVDISTKASIREMIAPGLLVILTPLVVGFLFGVQMLAGLLIGALVVGVMLAISMANSGGAWDNAKKYIETGVLGGKGSDTHKAAVVGDTVGDPFKDTSGPSLNILIKLMAIISLVFAQAFAQNGGILLKMFK; encoded by the coding sequence ATGATCCTCTCGGTGATCCTCGGACTCGGTGTGCTCTCGCTACTTGTGGCGGCATTCTACCGCCAGCGCGTGCTTGCTGTAAAGATCGAGGACGGCGCTGCTTCGGCGGATGAAGTGACACGTCTGACGGAGATTTCTTCGGCCATCGCCGAAGGCGCAATGGCATTTCTGAGCCGTGAATATCGTGTGCTCGGCATCTTCATGGCATTGTTTGCCGTCATCATCGCCTTTACGGTACAGGACGGTCTGTACACGGCCGGTGCATTCCTCATCGGAGCGTTGATCTCCGTGATCAGCGGCTTCATCGGCATGCGCATCGCCACGAAGGGGAACGTCCGTACCGCTGCCGCGGCACGCATATCGTTGCCGAAGGCATTTTCGGTAGCCTTCGAATCCGGCATCGTCATGGGCTTCGGCCTTACGGGGCTCGCCGTCATCGGCCTCGGCCTCGTGTGGCTCGGCATCGTCAACATCCTGCCGGGAGTCGAACCGCACATCCAGATGGAAATTCTCTCCGGCTTCGGCCTGGGTGGTTCCGCCGTCGCTCTCTTCGGCCGTGTCGGTGGTGGCATCTACACGAAGGCTGCCGACGTCGGCGCCGACCTCGTCGGTAAGGTCGAGGCAGGCATTCCCGAAGACGATCCGCGTAACCCCGCCGTCATCGCCGACAACGTGGGCGACAACGTCGGCGACATCGCGGGCATGGGTGCCGACCTCTTCGGATCCGTTGCCGAATCCACGTGTGCGGCCCTGGTCATCGGTGCCGTGGCCTTCGCCACACTCGATGAAAGCATCCGCCTCCAGGCACTGCTCTTCCCGATGCTCGTCAACGGTATCGGCATCGTCGCTTCGATCATTTCCCTCTTCTTCGTACGACCCAAGTCGGAAGAGAAGGTCGAAGGCGCACTCAAGATGGCCCTCATCGTATCGACGCTGCTCATGCTCGTCGGCCTCTACCCGGTCACGATGAGCATGCTGCCCGCCACGTTCGCCATCGGCGACGTCACGTCGTCCAACACGGGCGTCTTCATCGCACTGGCCGCCGGCCTCATCGCAGGTCTCGCCATCGGTCTCATCACGGAATTCTATACGTCGCACCGCTACTCGCCCGTGCGTCAGGTAGCGGATGCATCGAAGACCGGTGCCGCGACGAACATCATCTACGGTCTGGCTCTCGGCTATAACTCCGCCGTCCTGCCGATGCTCCTCATCGCCATCTCCGTCGTCATCGGCTATTCGTTCGCCGGTATGTACGGTATCGCACTGACGGCCATCGGTATGCTCGGCACCATCGCCGTCGGTCTCACCATCGACGCCTATGGCCCGACGTCCGACAACGCCGGTGGTATCGCCGAAATGGCCGAAATGGGCAAGGACATCCGCAAGCGCACGGACGCACTCGACGCCGCAGGCAACACGACGGCCGCCATCGGCAAGGGCTTCGCCATCGGTTCGGCAGCGCTCACGTCACTCGCGCTCACCAGCGCATTCATCACGCGTGCCCGTACGGTCGATCCGACGTTCACGGTCATCGACCTTCTCTCGCCTACCGTTCTCGCCGGCCTCCTCGTCGGTGGTGCCCTGCCCTTCGCCTTCTCGGCAATGACAATGAAGAGCGTCGGCAAGGCCGCCTTCGACATGATCGAGGAAGTACGTCGTCAGTTCCGTACCATCCCCGGCCTCATGGAAGGCAAGGGACGCCCGGAATACGGCAAGTGCGTCGACATTTCGACCAAGGCATCGATCCGCGAGATGATCGCCCCCGGTCTCCTCGTCATCCTCACTCCCCTCGTCGTCGGCTTCCTCTTCGGCGTACAGATGCTCGCCGGCCTGCTCATCGGCGCCCTCGTCGTCGGCGTCATGCTGGCCATCTCCATGGCCAACTCCGGTGGTGCATGGGACAACGCCAAGAAGTACATCGAAACCGGCGTACTCGGTGGCAAGGGTTCGGACACGCACAAGGCCGCTGTCGTCGGCGACACGGTCGGCGATCCCTTCAAGGATACCTCGGGTCCGTCGCTCAACATCCTCATCAAGCTCATGGCCATCATCTCCCTCGTCTTCGCCCAGGCCTTCGCCCAGAACGGCGGCATCCTGCTCAAGATGTTCAAGTGA